From the Lampris incognitus isolate fLamInc1 chromosome 10, fLamInc1.hap2, whole genome shotgun sequence genome, one window contains:
- the carhsp1 gene encoding calcium-regulated heat-stable protein 1, translated as MSSEATPIQGSRPVTPPLASAGSQGLSPITLGPPGSLRPPACRHRDRSPSPMRGYLIPSPLPTRRNRTCSATARASEGPTFTGVCKCFSRSKGHGFITPSDGGADIFVHISDIEGEYVPLAGDEVSYKLCSIPPKYEKVQAVEVTITHLKPGSKHETWAGDIISS; from the exons ATGTCTTCTGAGGCCACGCCCATCCAGGGGTCGCGACCTGTGACCCCACCGCTGGCCTCCGCCGGCTCCCAAGGATTGTCTCCCATTACCCTCGGGCCTCCTG GGTCCCTGCGGCCTCCAGCCTGCAGACACCGAGACCGCTCCCCTTCACCTATGAGAGGATACCTCATCCCCAGCCCCCTGCCCACACGCCGGAACAGGACCTGCTCAgc tacgGCGAGGGCGTCCGAGGGTCCCACGTTTACCGGTGTGTGTAAGTGTTTCTCTCGCTCCAAAGGCCACGGCTTCATCACGCCATCGGACGGGGGCGCCGACATCTTTGTCCATATCTCAGA CATAGAGGGGGAGTACGTGCCGCTGGCGGGGGACGAGGTCAGCTACAAGCTGTGCTCCATCCCTCCCAAATACGAGAAGGTGCAGGCGGTGGAGGTCACCATCACCCACCTCAAGCCGGGCAGCAAGCACGAGACCTGGGCCGGCGACATCATCAGCAGCTGA